In Thermococcus zilligii AN1, a genomic segment contains:
- a CDS encoding OadG family protein, which yields MDTQAFMEGFNLTIIGIAVVFAILGVLALTLYFVGWLERRLVEREKQVTQPAAAPSVPEEKPAIPPRDLAVITAAILAYTAEKAAQLRPLPFKRKVSDSWRLYGLQTQMEDVEDFNYEIGKW from the coding sequence ATGGACACCCAGGCCTTCATGGAGGGCTTCAACCTGACCATCATCGGCATCGCGGTGGTTTTCGCCATACTCGGGGTGCTCGCCCTTACCCTCTATTTCGTGGGGTGGCTTGAGAGGAGGCTCGTTGAGAGGGAAAAACAGGTTACGCAACCTGCAGCTGCCCCTTCCGTCCCAGAAGAAAAACCGGCGATACCGCCGAGGGATCTCGCAGTTATTACGGCCGCGATTTTAGCTTATACCGCGGAAAAGGCGGCCCAGCTCAGGCCCCTGCCATTTAAGAGGAAGGTTTCCGATTCCTGGCGCCTCTACGGCCTTCAGACTCAGATGGAGGATGTTGAGGACTTTAACTACGAGATCGGGAAGTGGTGA
- the rtcA gene encoding RNA 3'-terminal phosphate cyclase, which produces MVWVEIDGSYGEGGGQILRTAVALSVITGKAVRITRIRANRPNPGLRPQHLHGILALKELSNARVKGAQVGSTELEFVPGEAKPGHIRVPLSTAGSITLVLQALLPAMAFIGGSFEITGGTDVPWSPPVDYLKYVTLFALGKMGVKAELEIKRRGHYPKGGGAVAGKVEPWEEMKPLVALEWKKIERFSGISHATNLPAHVAERQAKAARERIEEHYNAPVEIETEVSGSLGPGSGVVVWAETEGLRLGGDALGERGKPAEVVGREAADELLDQLKTRAAVDKFLGDQLIPFLAFAGGEVKVAEITNHLLTNVWVVERFFGKVFEVEGKGRGGVVRVIRRVDV; this is translated from the coding sequence GTGGTGTGGGTCGAGATAGACGGTTCATACGGCGAGGGCGGGGGACAGATACTCCGGACGGCCGTTGCGCTCTCCGTTATAACGGGAAAGGCTGTTAGAATAACGCGGATTCGTGCCAACAGGCCCAACCCGGGCCTCAGGCCCCAGCACCTCCACGGGATTTTAGCTTTGAAAGAGCTCAGCAACGCGAGGGTTAAAGGCGCCCAGGTCGGTTCGACCGAGCTCGAATTCGTCCCCGGGGAGGCAAAGCCGGGGCACATACGCGTTCCCCTAAGCACGGCCGGCAGTATAACGCTGGTTCTCCAGGCGTTGTTACCCGCAATGGCCTTCATCGGGGGGAGCTTTGAAATAACCGGGGGAACCGATGTGCCCTGGAGCCCCCCGGTGGACTACCTGAAGTACGTTACCCTCTTTGCGCTCGGAAAGATGGGGGTAAAGGCGGAGCTTGAAATCAAAAGGAGGGGGCACTACCCGAAGGGCGGTGGAGCTGTCGCTGGCAAAGTTGAGCCGTGGGAAGAGATGAAGCCGCTCGTTGCCCTCGAATGGAAGAAGATCGAGCGCTTCTCAGGTATAAGCCACGCGACCAATTTGCCCGCCCACGTAGCGGAGAGGCAGGCTAAGGCCGCGAGGGAGAGGATTGAGGAGCACTATAACGCCCCCGTGGAGATAGAGACAGAGGTGAGCGGTTCCCTTGGCCCCGGGAGCGGGGTAGTGGTCTGGGCCGAGACGGAGGGGCTCAGGCTCGGCGGTGATGCCCTCGGGGAGCGGGGCAAACCGGCGGAGGTTGTTGGCAGAGAAGCGGCGGATGAGCTCCTCGACCAGCTGAAGACACGGGCGGCGGTGGATAAATTCCTCGGCGACCAGCTGATACCGTTTTTGGCCTTCGCCGGCGGGGAAGTGAAGGTTGCCGAGATAACCAACCACCTCCTCACCAACGTCTGGGTTGTGGAGCGGTTTTTCGGGAAGGTCTTCGAGGTTGAGGGGAAGGGCAGAGGGGGCGTTGTGAGGGTCATAAGGCGGGTGGATGTTTGA
- a CDS encoding metallophosphoesterase has product MLIGIMSDTHDNLPAIRKAVEFFNSKKVDLVIHAGDFVAPFVAGELKKLEAPLRGVFGNNDGERKGLYEALGIYDELIELEADGMRIAVTHGTNEVLVKALAHSRLYDVVVVGHTHRYEIREAGRTILINPGEVCGYVTGVKSVALLDTRRREVQIINLDTGELLGTIGL; this is encoded by the coding sequence ATGCTGATAGGGATAATGAGCGATACTCACGATAACCTTCCCGCCATAAGGAAGGCGGTCGAGTTCTTCAACTCAAAGAAGGTTGACCTCGTCATACACGCAGGAGACTTCGTTGCCCCCTTCGTTGCCGGTGAGCTTAAAAAGCTGGAGGCGCCGCTCAGGGGGGTTTTCGGCAACAACGATGGAGAAAGGAAGGGTCTTTACGAAGCTTTGGGGATTTACGACGAGCTTATAGAGCTTGAGGCCGATGGGATGAGGATAGCCGTGACCCACGGAACCAACGAGGTTCTTGTTAAGGCCCTGGCCCACAGCAGGCTCTACGATGTTGTAGTGGTAGGCCACACACACCGCTACGAAATCAGGGAAGCCGGCAGGACGATACTCATTAACCCCGGTGAGGTCTGCGGCTACGTCACCGGTGTTAAAAGCGTGGCCCTTCTCGACACAAGGAGGAGGGAAGTCCAGATAATAAACCTCGACACCGGGGAGCTCCTCGGGACCATTGGCCTCTGA
- a CDS encoding CBS domain-containing protein — MKVGTLMTKDPVVIQLPATREYAIGLFRKHKVRSFPVVGKDGKLVGIVSIKRILLHPDEDQLAMLVRRNLPVVKATDDLKKAVREMLEMDYRRVVVVDDENRPVGILTVGDIVRRYLAKNENLKEVTIEPYYQRNVGVVWKGTPLKAALKALLLSNSMAIPVIDDEGHLVGMVDETDLLKDSEVIRIVKQTALAAQSEEDWILESNPTLLFEKAELQLPKKPVEGIMNPNVIVATPHMSVYDVAQKMVKYNIEQLPVIRGQGELVGIVRDMDIIKVILNK; from the coding sequence ATGAAGGTTGGAACACTGATGACAAAGGACCCGGTCGTCATCCAGCTCCCGGCGACGAGGGAATACGCCATCGGGCTCTTCAGAAAGCACAAGGTTCGTTCCTTCCCAGTTGTCGGAAAGGACGGCAAGCTGGTTGGAATAGTGAGCATAAAGAGGATTCTGCTCCACCCGGACGAGGACCAGCTGGCGATGCTGGTAAGGAGGAACCTGCCAGTAGTTAAGGCCACAGACGACCTCAAAAAAGCCGTCAGGGAGATGCTCGAGATGGACTACCGCAGGGTAGTCGTTGTGGACGACGAGAACAGGCCCGTTGGAATACTAACGGTCGGCGACATAGTAAGGCGTTATCTGGCGAAAAACGAAAACCTCAAAGAGGTCACCATAGAGCCGTACTACCAGAGAAACGTGGGCGTGGTGTGGAAGGGGACCCCGCTAAAAGCCGCCCTCAAGGCACTCCTGCTCTCCAACTCCATGGCGATACCGGTTATAGACGACGAGGGCCATCTCGTGGGCATGGTGGACGAGACGGACCTCCTCAAGGACAGCGAGGTAATCAGAATCGTGAAACAGACAGCTTTAGCGGCTCAGAGCGAAGAGGACTGGATACTTGAGAGTAACCCAACGCTCCTCTTTGAGAAAGCCGAACTCCAGCTTCCCAAGAAGCCGGTTGAGGGAATAATGAATCCAAACGTTATCGTTGCCACCCCGCACATGAGCGTCTATGACGTTGCACAGAAGATGGTGAAGTACAACATTGAGCAGTTGCCCGTCATCAGGGGCCAGGGTGAGCTCGTGGGAATAGTCAGGGACATGGACATCATCAAAGTGATCCTCAACAAGTGA
- a CDS encoding MCM2/3/5 family DNA replication licensing factor, with protein sequence MEREDVVSRFSSFLREYKDDDGNQLYINKLRDLLTVVPRRSLTIDWTHLNSFDPELGEELINNPEEVIASAEDAIQIVLREDLMYEGELKVHARFYNLPPTLLVKELGSEHINRFIQVEGIITRVSEVKPFVEKAVFVCKDCGNEMVRIQRPYDNLVKPAKCDACGSRNVDLDVEKSRFINFQSLRLQDRPESLKGGQMPRFVDAILLDDLVDTALPGDRVLVTGILRVILEQKEKRPVFKKVLEVNHLEQLSKEIEELEISPEDEQKIRELAKRKDVVDAIVDSIAPAIWGHKTVKKGIALALFGGVQRVLPDGTKLRGESHVLLVGDPGVAKCVDYDTEVVLADGSLKKIGDLVEEAVKKAEKEGTLGKVDDGVYAPLDLELYALDAKTLKVRKVRANIAWKRTAPGRMFRIKTASGRGIKVTPTHPFFIFEDGQFKTRKAEELGRGDLIATPRKENEPRIIPETEDENLRELLANSDIFWDRVEEIEEYRPEHPWVYDLQVPKHHNFIANDIFVHNSQLLRYVANLAPRAIYTSGKSSSAAGLTAAAVRDEFTGSWVLEAGVLVLADGGFALIDEFDKMSDRDRSAIHEALEQQSYHHDFEVMLADGRKVKIGELVDGLIEKNRDRVIPGKDTEILPVDDIELLAYDLERKEIVKAKADRVSRHRAPDRFIRLRFSNGREITVTPEHPVMVWENGGIKEKPAGEIFPGDIALGVREYPIEIRAEFRSVYRERKEAEDYHDYLYSRGIVGRVTRIGTNFAVKETERALPKELVRPLLKACRALNVRLTLKERMRLTQPLVRERHIKALLEKIEGRMAELERIAREEPVRALEYIPKSWIYPRSGITYNRFRKMLGQGNEAAVGMIRDIAGRMTRSAREHLNEFYGWWKANVNFLRVTKVGRIPNDGWEWVYDITVEPYHLFVSHGLVLHNTISISKAGITATLNARTTVIAAANPKFGRFNRMKSLPEQLDLPPTLLSRFDLIFLLLDEPDEKVDASIAEHILRVRRGEAEVATPKIPYDLLKKYIAYARKNVHPVLSMEAMEEIKNYYVRMRRGFKKKGEDEGLQPIPITARQLEALIRLSEAHARMRLSETVTREDARAAIAIVEEMLRTIAVDEEGMVDAAILEIGKSTKKLNKIEKLLDIIKSVEAEGEFGAPEDKVIEAARQAGLGTEEDIKKLLNDLKKEARIYEPRAGFYRVL encoded by the coding sequence ATGGAGAGAGAGGATGTGGTATCGCGGTTCTCTTCCTTCCTGAGGGAATACAAGGACGATGACGGTAACCAGTTGTACATAAACAAGCTCCGTGATCTGCTCACGGTAGTCCCCAGAAGATCGCTAACCATAGACTGGACTCACCTGAACTCCTTTGATCCCGAGCTCGGGGAGGAGCTCATAAACAACCCAGAAGAGGTGATAGCCAGCGCCGAGGACGCGATCCAGATAGTCCTGCGCGAAGACCTGATGTACGAGGGAGAGCTCAAGGTTCACGCGAGGTTCTACAACCTGCCTCCAACACTGCTCGTCAAGGAACTCGGGAGCGAGCACATAAACAGGTTTATCCAGGTTGAGGGAATCATCACGCGCGTGAGCGAGGTAAAGCCCTTCGTCGAGAAGGCCGTCTTCGTATGCAAGGACTGCGGAAACGAGATGGTCAGAATTCAAAGGCCCTACGACAACCTGGTAAAACCCGCAAAGTGCGACGCCTGCGGCTCAAGAAACGTAGACCTGGACGTGGAGAAAAGCCGCTTCATCAACTTCCAGAGCCTCCGCCTTCAGGACAGGCCCGAGAGCCTTAAGGGCGGCCAGATGCCCCGCTTCGTTGATGCAATACTCCTTGACGACCTCGTTGACACGGCTTTGCCCGGCGATAGGGTTCTTGTGACTGGAATTCTGAGGGTCATCCTCGAGCAGAAGGAGAAGAGACCCGTCTTCAAGAAAGTTCTCGAAGTGAACCACCTCGAACAGCTGAGCAAGGAGATAGAGGAGCTTGAAATCTCGCCGGAGGACGAGCAGAAGATTCGCGAGTTAGCCAAGAGGAAGGACGTCGTCGATGCCATAGTGGACTCGATTGCTCCAGCCATCTGGGGCCACAAGACAGTGAAGAAGGGAATAGCCTTAGCCCTGTTCGGCGGCGTCCAGAGGGTTCTGCCGGATGGGACGAAACTGAGGGGAGAGAGCCACGTTTTGCTTGTGGGTGATCCCGGTGTTGCTAAGTGCGTTGATTACGACACAGAGGTCGTTTTGGCCGATGGGAGCCTGAAGAAGATTGGAGACCTTGTTGAAGAAGCCGTCAAGAAGGCGGAAAAAGAAGGAACGCTCGGGAAAGTTGACGATGGCGTCTACGCTCCCCTCGATCTCGAGCTATATGCCCTTGACGCGAAGACCCTGAAGGTAAGAAAGGTCAGGGCGAACATAGCCTGGAAGAGAACAGCTCCAGGGAGAATGTTCAGAATAAAGACTGCCAGCGGCAGGGGGATTAAGGTAACACCGACTCATCCATTCTTCATTTTTGAGGACGGACAGTTTAAGACGAGAAAAGCGGAGGAGCTTGGAAGGGGGGATTTAATAGCAACACCAAGGAAAGAGAACGAGCCAAGAATAATACCTGAAACGGAAGACGAAAACCTTAGAGAACTCCTCGCCAACTCGGACATCTTCTGGGATAGGGTTGAAGAGATCGAAGAATACAGGCCAGAACACCCCTGGGTCTATGACCTTCAGGTTCCGAAGCACCACAACTTCATCGCCAACGACATCTTCGTCCACAACAGTCAACTCCTCCGCTACGTGGCCAACCTGGCACCGAGGGCTATTTACACGAGCGGAAAGAGCAGCTCCGCGGCCGGTCTCACGGCAGCCGCCGTGAGGGACGAATTCACGGGCTCCTGGGTTCTGGAAGCCGGTGTCCTTGTATTAGCTGATGGTGGGTTCGCCCTGATCGACGAGTTCGACAAGATGAGCGATAGAGACAGGAGCGCCATACACGAGGCCTTAGAGCAGCAGAGCTACCACCACGACTTTGAGGTTATGCTCGCGGACGGCAGGAAGGTGAAGATAGGCGAGCTGGTGGATGGGCTCATAGAGAAGAACCGCGATAGGGTGATACCCGGCAAGGACACCGAGATACTGCCAGTTGACGACATCGAGCTCCTGGCTTACGACCTTGAGAGAAAGGAGATCGTGAAGGCCAAAGCCGACCGCGTGAGCAGGCACAGAGCCCCCGACAGGTTCATACGCCTAAGGTTCTCCAACGGCAGGGAGATAACTGTGACTCCAGAGCACCCCGTAATGGTCTGGGAAAACGGCGGGATAAAGGAAAAGCCGGCCGGGGAAATCTTCCCCGGGGATATAGCCTTAGGAGTTAGAGAGTATCCCATCGAGATACGGGCGGAATTCAGGAGCGTCTACAGGGAAAGAAAGGAGGCGGAGGACTACCACGACTATCTATACTCCAGGGGCATTGTGGGAAGGGTAACGAGGATTGGAACGAACTTCGCGGTAAAAGAAACGGAGAGGGCACTCCCGAAGGAGCTCGTAAGGCCACTCCTGAAGGCGTGCAGGGCCCTGAACGTAAGACTGACTTTAAAGGAACGCATGAGGCTCACCCAGCCCCTGGTGAGGGAGCGCCACATAAAGGCCCTACTGGAAAAAATTGAAGGAAGAATGGCCGAGCTTGAAAGGATTGCCAGGGAAGAGCCTGTCAGGGCGCTGGAGTATATTCCAAAAAGCTGGATCTACCCGAGGTCGGGAATAACCTACAACAGGTTCAGAAAGATGCTGGGCCAAGGAAACGAAGCAGCAGTGGGAATGATAAGGGACATTGCAGGCAGAATGACGAGATCAGCCAGGGAACACCTAAACGAGTTCTACGGCTGGTGGAAGGCCAACGTGAACTTCCTCAGGGTTACTAAGGTGGGGAGAATACCAAACGACGGCTGGGAGTGGGTTTACGACATAACCGTCGAGCCCTACCACCTCTTCGTGTCCCACGGGCTGGTCCTCCACAACACCATAAGCATCAGCAAGGCGGGCATCACCGCTACCCTCAACGCCAGAACAACCGTTATAGCGGCCGCTAACCCGAAGTTCGGAAGGTTCAACAGGATGAAGTCCCTTCCCGAACAGCTGGATCTCCCGCCAACGCTCCTTAGCCGTTTCGACCTCATATTCCTTCTCCTCGACGAGCCCGACGAGAAGGTTGATGCGAGCATAGCGGAGCACATCCTCAGGGTCAGAAGGGGCGAGGCGGAGGTGGCAACGCCGAAGATACCCTACGACCTACTCAAGAAGTACATAGCCTACGCCAGGAAGAACGTTCACCCCGTCCTCAGCATGGAGGCGATGGAGGAGATCAAAAACTACTACGTCAGAATGAGGAGGGGCTTCAAGAAAAAAGGTGAGGACGAGGGGCTGCAACCCATACCGATAACTGCAAGGCAGCTTGAGGCGCTGATCAGGTTGAGCGAGGCCCACGCCAGGATGCGCTTGAGCGAGACGGTAACGAGAGAGGACGCGAGGGCGGCAATAGCAATCGTGGAAGAAATGCTGAGGACTATAGCGGTGGACGAAGAGGGGATGGTTGATGCCGCGATCTTAGAAATCGGAAAGAGCACGAAGAAGCTGAACAAGATAGAGAAGCTCCTCGACATCATAAAATCCGTAGAAGCGGAGGGGGAGTTCGGGGCCCCCGAGGACAAAGTCATTGAGGCCGCCAGACAGGCCGGGCTCGGAACTGAAGAGGATATCAAAAAGCTCCTCAATGACCTGAAGAAGGAGGCAAGGATATACGAACCGAGGGCGGGATTCTACAGGGTGCTCTAA
- a CDS encoding translation initiation factor IF-2 subunit beta, with translation MSEKKIDFYDFEGLLDKAYDELPENVKHHTSRFEVPPAQVTISGNRTIIENFADIAEAMNRDPDHLLKFILREVATAGTLEGRRAILQGRFTPYLIANKIKKYLKDYVICPVCGSPDTKIIKKDRFHFLKCEACGAETPIQHL, from the coding sequence ATGAGCGAGAAGAAGATTGACTTTTACGATTTCGAAGGCCTGCTCGATAAAGCTTACGATGAACTCCCTGAGAACGTCAAGCACCACACTTCCCGTTTTGAGGTTCCTCCCGCACAGGTCACCATATCCGGGAACAGGACGATAATCGAGAACTTCGCCGATATAGCCGAAGCAATGAACCGCGATCCGGATCACCTGCTCAAGTTTATACTGAGGGAGGTGGCAACGGCCGGAACGCTCGAGGGGAGAAGGGCAATCCTCCAGGGGCGCTTCACGCCCTATCTGATAGCCAACAAGATAAAGAAGTACCTCAAAGATTACGTCATCTGCCCGGTCTGCGGAAGCCCCGACACAAAGATCATCAAGAAGGACCGCTTCCACTTCCTCAAGTGCGAGGCCTGCGGTGCGGAAACGCCAATACAGCACCTGTAA
- a CDS encoding acetyl-CoA carboxylase biotin carboxyl carrier protein subunit, whose amino-acid sequence MAKVKVIVDGVEYEVEVEELPGGKFRVSFEDKEYTVEARGLGIDVGALSVPAQVSAPALTPTPAVTPAPVTPAAPAAPAPAGEGVVTAPMPGKILRVLVSEGEQVKIGQGLLILEAMKMENEIPAPRDGIVKKIFVKEGNTVNTGDPLIELG is encoded by the coding sequence ATGGCCAAGGTTAAAGTCATCGTCGATGGTGTTGAATACGAAGTTGAGGTCGAGGAACTCCCCGGAGGGAAGTTCAGGGTAAGCTTCGAGGACAAGGAATACACCGTCGAGGCCAGGGGGCTCGGGATAGACGTTGGGGCCTTAAGCGTCCCGGCCCAGGTCTCAGCGCCAGCGCTAACGCCAACTCCAGCTGTAACTCCTGCACCGGTTACTCCCGCGGCACCTGCTGCTCCGGCCCCGGCTGGTGAGGGCGTCGTTACTGCACCGATGCCCGGGAAAATCCTCAGGGTGCTCGTTAGTGAAGGCGAGCAGGTCAAAATAGGCCAGGGACTGCTCATCTTAGAGGCAATGAAGATGGAGAACGAAATACCGGCACCGAGGGACGGCATCGTTAAGAAAATCTTCGTGAAGGAAGGCAACACCGTGAACACTGGTGACCCGCTAATAGAATTAGGGTGA
- a CDS encoding sodium ion-translocating decarboxylase subunit beta, whose protein sequence is MATFLDFFNTLGLLHLTVGNVIMIIVGLTLVYLAIRYEMEPLLLLPIGITAVLVNLPLSGIANWPVNVNLPENVSSSIFDTITYMGQHYGEPGLFDLIYYLLVKTEVIPLLIFLGLGAMTDFGPMIADPKTALLGAAAQLGVFVAMLTALALGFNLNQSASIGIVGGADGPTTIYLTTKLAPEILAATAVAAYSYMSLVPLIQPPIIKALTTPEERKIRMEQLRPVSKREKILFPVITMVLIGLLVPSAAPLMGMFMIGNLFRESGVVQRLSKAAQEELMNIVTIFLGLGIGSTMRAESFLTAQTLMILGLGIVAFASATAGGVLFGKLMMKLSGGKINPMIGAAGVSAVPMSARVVQRIASEEDPGNFILMHAMGPNVAGVIGTAVVAGVFLALLG, encoded by the coding sequence ATGGCGACGTTCTTGGACTTCTTTAACACCCTCGGGCTCCTCCACCTCACGGTGGGAAACGTTATAATGATCATCGTTGGCTTAACACTGGTATACCTTGCCATAAGGTACGAGATGGAGCCCCTGCTCCTCCTGCCGATAGGCATAACAGCGGTGCTGGTGAACCTCCCGTTGAGCGGCATAGCAAACTGGCCCGTGAACGTGAACCTCCCCGAGAACGTGAGCAGCAGCATCTTCGATACAATCACCTACATGGGCCAGCACTACGGGGAGCCGGGACTCTTTGACCTTATCTACTACCTGCTCGTCAAGACTGAGGTTATCCCCCTCCTGATATTCCTCGGCCTTGGAGCGATGACGGACTTCGGGCCCATGATAGCAGACCCGAAGACGGCCTTGCTCGGGGCGGCGGCCCAGCTCGGCGTTTTCGTTGCCATGCTGACGGCTCTGGCTTTGGGCTTCAACCTGAACCAGTCGGCCAGCATAGGCATCGTCGGCGGCGCTGACGGGCCGACGACGATCTATCTAACCACGAAGCTCGCACCGGAGATACTGGCGGCGACTGCCGTCGCGGCTTACTCCTACATGAGTCTCGTCCCGCTGATACAGCCACCCATCATCAAGGCGCTGACGACACCCGAGGAGAGGAAGATAAGGATGGAGCAACTCAGGCCGGTCTCAAAGCGCGAGAAGATACTCTTCCCCGTGATTACAATGGTTCTCATAGGTCTTCTCGTTCCGAGCGCGGCGCCGCTTATGGGGATGTTCATGATAGGGAACCTCTTCAGGGAAAGCGGCGTCGTCCAGCGCCTGAGCAAAGCGGCACAGGAGGAGCTCATGAACATCGTCACAATCTTCCTCGGCCTTGGCATCGGCTCAACGATGAGGGCTGAAAGCTTCCTCACGGCCCAGACCCTCATGATACTTGGACTCGGCATCGTTGCCTTCGCAAGCGCAACGGCTGGTGGAGTGCTCTTCGGAAAGCTCATGATGAAGCTCAGTGGGGGCAAGATAAACCCGATGATAGGCGCTGCGGGAGTTTCAGCCGTTCCAATGAGCGCAAGGGTTGTTCAGAGGATAGCGAGCGAAGAAGACCCCGGCAACTTCATCCTCATGCACGCAATGGGACCCAACGTCGCGGGCGTTATAGGGACAGCGGTCGTTGCGGGTGTCTTCCTGGCCCTCCTGGGCTGA
- a CDS encoding carboxyl transferase domain-containing protein, producing MSMEEKLNELYERKKKVLEMGGKEAVEKQHSNGKLTARERIERLLDPGSFVEIGAFVRHRATEFGMDRTELPADGVITGYGTIDGRLVFVYAQDFTVMGGSLGEMHAAKIKRVMELALEAGAPVIGLNDSGGARIQEGVDSLKGYGEIFKMNTVLSGVVPQITAIMGPCAGGAVYSPAIGDFILMVDNPASFMFITGPQVVKAVTGVDVTPIQLGGAMVHAQRSGQAHLIGKSDEEVLALIRRLLSYLPSNNMEKPPRVKTNDLPFRKTENLYSIVPDDPNKGYDVRQVIYEIVDRDENGNPDFLEILPYFAPNAVVGFGRMNGQTVGIVANNPIHLAGVLDIDSSDKIARFVRTCDAFNVPIVTLVDVPGYLPGTDQEYRGIIRHGAKVLYAYAEATVPMVTVILRKAYGGAYLAMGSKHLGADFVFAWPTAEIAVMGPDGAANIIFRKEIAQAANPEEVRQQKIKEYREKFANPYVAASRGYIDDVIDPAETRAKIIMSLEALESKRAKLPPKKHGNIPL from the coding sequence ATGAGCATGGAGGAAAAGCTCAACGAACTGTACGAGAGGAAAAAGAAGGTTCTCGAAATGGGCGGCAAAGAGGCCGTTGAGAAGCAGCACTCCAACGGTAAACTTACCGCCCGCGAGAGGATTGAGAGGCTCCTCGACCCGGGAAGCTTCGTTGAAATAGGAGCGTTCGTCAGGCACAGGGCCACCGAGTTCGGAATGGACAGGACGGAGCTCCCGGCGGACGGTGTCATAACAGGCTACGGGACCATCGACGGAAGGCTCGTCTTCGTCTACGCCCAGGACTTCACAGTTATGGGCGGCTCGCTCGGTGAAATGCACGCGGCAAAGATAAAGCGCGTCATGGAGCTGGCTTTAGAGGCCGGGGCACCGGTCATAGGCCTCAACGACTCCGGTGGGGCCAGGATTCAGGAGGGCGTTGACTCCCTCAAGGGCTACGGCGAAATCTTCAAGATGAACACCGTTCTAAGCGGCGTGGTCCCGCAGATTACAGCCATCATGGGCCCCTGCGCGGGTGGGGCCGTTTACAGCCCTGCCATAGGGGACTTCATCCTGATGGTTGACAATCCCGCCAGCTTCATGTTCATAACCGGCCCGCAGGTGGTCAAAGCTGTTACGGGCGTCGATGTTACACCTATACAGCTCGGTGGGGCGATGGTCCACGCCCAGCGCTCGGGCCAGGCCCACCTCATAGGAAAAAGCGACGAGGAGGTTCTGGCACTCATAAGGCGTCTCCTGAGCTACCTGCCTTCCAACAACATGGAGAAGCCGCCGAGGGTTAAGACGAACGACTTACCCTTCAGAAAGACCGAGAACCTTTACAGCATCGTCCCTGACGACCCGAACAAGGGCTACGACGTAAGGCAGGTAATCTACGAGATAGTTGACAGGGACGAGAACGGAAACCCTGACTTCCTCGAGATCCTCCCCTACTTCGCCCCGAACGCCGTTGTTGGCTTCGGAAGGATGAACGGGCAGACCGTTGGCATAGTGGCCAACAACCCGATACACCTGGCTGGAGTGCTCGACATAGACAGCTCGGACAAGATTGCGCGCTTCGTGAGAACCTGCGACGCCTTCAACGTCCCGATAGTCACGCTCGTAGACGTCCCCGGTTACCTGCCCGGAACAGACCAGGAGTACAGGGGGATCATAAGGCACGGGGCCAAGGTTCTCTACGCCTACGCCGAAGCGACAGTTCCAATGGTCACGGTCATCCTCAGGAAGGCCTACGGAGGGGCTTACCTGGCCATGGGAAGCAAGCACCTCGGTGCCGACTTCGTGTTTGCATGGCCCACAGCCGAGATAGCGGTCATGGGGCCGGACGGGGCGGCAAACATCATATTCAGGAAGGAGATAGCCCAGGCGGCGAACCCCGAGGAGGTTCGCCAGCAGAAGATTAAGGAGTACAGGGAAAAGTTCGCCAACCCGTACGTGGCAGCCTCGCGCGGATACATAGACGACGTCATCGACCCGGCCGAGACCCGTGCGAAGATAATCATGTCGCTCGAAGCCTTGGAGAGCAAGCGCGCTAAACTGCCACCCAAGAAGCACGGCAACATACCGCTGTGA